The following DNA comes from Henckelia pumila isolate YLH828 unplaced genomic scaffold, ASM3356847v2 CTG_461:::fragment_3, whole genome shotgun sequence.
CTGCTAAAAAAATATGAAGATCAAGAAATGCATGATCATGTTATTTCTAAACATTTTGATTCTTGTAAATCATCCTGCCTCGTCTCAACAAATGATAGCATATGAAAATGCGCCGGGGAGCAGCTTAGAGACTTACATTGTTCATGTAAAATTGCCAGGAAATAATGGTGCATCTGCTGACCTGGAAAGCTGGTACCATTCCTTCTTGCCGAAAAGCACGGCAGCAGGAGCCGCGGACTCGTCTCGGCTGGTTCATACATATCGCAATGTGATCACTGGGTTTGCAGCAAAACTATCTGCAGAAGAAGTGAAGGGCATGGAGAAAATGGATGGTTTCTTGCTTGCAAGGCCTCAGAGAGTATTGAGTTTGCAAACAACTCATAGTCCCAATTTCTTGGGGTTGCATACCACCTTCGGAGTTTGGCCTGGTTCCAACTTTGGTGAAGGCGTGATCATTGGACTTTTAGACAGTGGAATAACTCCGGGGCACCCGTCTTTCAACGACCAAGGTATGCCGCCTCCGCCTTCCAAGTGGAAAGGGAAATGTGAGTTTGATGGGGTGGCATGTAACAAGAAGCTGATCGGTGCAAGGAATTTCATGAAAGCTTTTCCAGGGCCGCCTGCCGATGATATAGGTCATGGGACGCACACGGCTAGCACATCTGGTGGGAACTTTGTTAACGATGCCAATGTTTTTGGGTTGGCTAATGGAACGGCCACAGGAATGGCCCCTCGGGCACATCTAGCCATGTATAAAGTTTGTACTTTTGTGAGTTGCAGCGACGCTGATATACTGGCAGCGATGGACGCCGCGGTGGACGATGGTGTCGACATTCTTTCCCTCTCTCTCGGTGGACCCTCAGCTGATTTCTACAATGACAGTATAGCTATCGGTGCGTTTGGAGCGATCCAAAAGGGTATCTTCGTGAGCTGTTCCGCGGGTAATTTTGGTCCAGTGAGCTCTTCAATGTCGAATGAGGCGCCCTGGATTCTCACAGTAGGTGCTGGTACAATAGACAGGAAGTTAGTGGCTACGGCCTTGTTAGGGAACATGGATATCTATGATGGGGTGTCGGCTTTTCAACCTAGTGATTTTCCCACAACATTATTGCCTTTGATTGATGCTGGCGGGGCTAGTGAGAACCAGACCGCTAGTTTGTGCGGCCCTGGCTCGCTCGATGGCATTGATGTCAAAGGAAAGGTCGTGCTATGCTCGAGGGGTGATCACAATATACCGCGGACCGTCAAGGGGCAAACAGTGAAAGATGCCGGCGGTGCTGCCATGATTCTGATGAACGCTGAACTCGATGGCTACAGCACGATAGCGGATCCTCACGTGCTGCCAGCAACACACGTGAGTTACGAATCAGGGCAAAAGAttaaatcatacataacatCAACCTCAGCGCCTACGGCCACGGTCTTATTCCATGGTACAGTGATTGGAGATCCTCTGGCTCCAATGGTGTCTTCATTTTCCTCCAGGGGGCCAAGCTTGGCCAGTCCAGGGATCCTGAAACCCGACATCATAGGCCCTGGTGTCAGCATTCTCGCCGCGTGGCATGTATCCGTTGATAACAACACGAAAGAGACCGCCGCTTTTAACGTGGCTACCGGTACCTCGATGTCATGCCCTCACCTTGGTGGCATTGCTGCCATCCTCAAAAGCTCACATCCGGATTGGTCTCCTGCAGCGATCAAGTCGGCGATCATGACCACTGCCACTCAGTACAACCTCGGTGGCAGTGCCATCATCGATGAAAGGGGATTGCCTGCTGATGTATTCGCCTTAGGGGCAGGCCTTGTCAACCCGCCAAATGCAGACGACCCAGGGCTCATCTACGATCTCGGACCAAACGACTACATCCCTTATCTGTGTGGTCTAGGATACACGGACCAGGAAATCGAGGTGATCGTGCAGAGCACCGTTAAATGCTCGGACATAACGAGCATTCCCCAAGCACAACTGAACTACCCTTCCTTTGCAGTTGAACTCGATGGCGCAACGAAAACATATACGAGGACAGTGACAAATGTTGGTGAGGCGAACTCGACTTATAGCATTGAGATACAATTAGTTCCTGGGATAGAAATAAAGGTTGCACCCGATACACTAGTATTCACTGAAGTAAACCAAAAGATGACATATCAGATAAGCTTTAGCAAGCTGTCTACTCTGCCTGCCAATACGACCACCTATGTACAAGGAGCTGTGTCGTGGTGTTCGGAGAAACGATTTGTCCGGAGTCCTATTTCTGTCAAATTATTGCAGTAATCGGCGTTCCAAATTAATCCATGAAGAAGGTTCTTTCACAGAACTTATCTATGTTATATGATGAATAAAtatggtgtttttttttttccatggaAATGACTTTCTGGTGTATTTCATTAGCACACTTGAAACTAAACACGCACACTGCTTTTTCAAAGTTGGTGCTGATTGCCCGTGGAGAAATAAGCGAAACAACAGTTGAAATTTGACAACACAGACGATCAAAATCGCAAAGAATGgatatacaggaccaaaaattgcaatttttttcTCAGTATAAAACGGCTGCAATATTATGGTTAAACATTATGaagaagatatatatatatatatatgtagggTACGAGGTTTGTCTCCTGTTAATCCAAAAACAACACACAACATTTGATCTTGAATGACAAAGTTCAACTCTAAATCAACTTATTCTCTGGTTTTTTCTCCTGGGATTCTTGTTGAGGAGCAGCTTCCTCGAACAGCTTGAGATCTTTATGTTCCTGCAGGGATTCTTGATCACGAGCAtcaatctcatcacctttcttGAACAACTTGTGATCTACATGTCCCTGGGATTCTTGATCATGGCCACCATCCCCATCACCTTTCTTGAACAACTTGTGCTTTATATGTTCTGCAAACGTGCGAGGCGGAAAGAGCGGCGGTCGAGCCTCCGAAATCGTCTCAGGCAGAGGCTTGAGTATGATCTTCTCCTTTGGTGGCTCGCAGAAAACAGCCCAAGAAATCCTCACCTTCTCCTTGTTCACCAATCCCCTATGAAGTATGCTCTTATACATCCCATTGCTCAAAATCTCAATAGTATCCCCAATATGCATGATGATCGAATCCGGGACGCATTTCGCTGTAACCCAATTCCCCTGATAGAAAACTTGCAAGCCGGGCACCATATTGTGGAGGATAAAAGTGAGGGCGCTTATGTCCGTGTGAGCTTCAACTCCCAGGGCGAGCTCCGGCTGAGGGCATATTGGGTAATAGTTGATCTTTTTCTGCATAATGAGATCCTCCATGCCTCCAACTTCCTTCTCTAGTCTGTCTTCTTCCAGTTTCAACCCCAGAGAGAGAACTGACAATATTGTTGTTGCTAGGCCTCTTAATTGCTTCGCATACTCGGTCACAGCCGGACTTGATGAATTCATTTAACAGAACACATAatcaacacacacatatatatcatttgtttgttgaaaaatataaagAGATGATGTAATGAAAACTCAACTCACACATAATCAGCAGGTTTGAGTGGCCAAATGGACATATCCCTTTTGTCCTCTGGAAAAACACAATGGAAAAAGTAGTCCTCCCACTCCAACTTGCCACTAGCATTATTAGCAAGCTTGCTACCATAGCCTTGCACATTCCCTGAAGCTTGATCATTAGCATACTTCTCCTTCTCCTCCATAGGCAACCCGAAGAACTCTTCCCCCGCGGTTTTAACCCGTTTCACGACATCTTCCGATATCCCATGGTTGACAAGATGCATAACCCCCCACTCCATCGCTGCGGCCTTCAATTCCTCGTGACATCTTCTTCGGGTCTCTTCGTCCGCCGCGTCGATGGATGCTAAGTCGATGGTGGGAATCTCTGGCCCTTCACTGATCAGTTTCTCTTCCAAGAAAATGTCACCGATGCTGTTGAGTTCTTCTGTTGGCCTGACGTACTCTTTCGGGATCGATGCGATCCCGCTGCCGGCCAAGATTTCGACTCGTGGGCTTGGTGACATTATTGGACTAGCTAGGGGATGCAAAGAAAGAAGTACGTAAGATGAGCTGAATTTGTATCTGTTTTGCATAAAAAAGggttgattatatatatatttttttgggcTGGTGAGGTGTTGAATAGTTACGCAGAATCATGCATCCAACTTTCAGACTTGATTCTACTAGAAATTTTTAGGCGAGAGGGCAGATTAGTTTGAATGGCGGGTAAGATTCACGTGATGAGTTCCTAATAGCCATATAGATGGCTTGCCCCCATCAAACTCGAAATCCACTAATCTTAGTAGATTTTCGGTTGTTAATTAATTTGGTATAATCGTTCGTTTATTTCTCAAAGTATccataatgttttaattaaattgttGGAAATAATTGAGAACTTGATTTTAATTTATCTATGCGTAggaatttttttcaaatttggaattacattttaaataaatccaaaaaaaaaatcagtgtgTAAAAAATGAGGATAATGTTATACGTACATAGAGTTTTACATAAAGGGTTACACGCCCTGTTAAATTAGAAAAGcatctcaaaattttttaaaaatttctttcttttcaatatAAAATTCTTTGTCTtgctcaaaattttttttaatgaaaatattattattttttattacttgCTTATGTAATTAATTTTACCgagttcaacaaaaataaatattttataaaattttaaaatataattatttatgttcaacaaaaataataattgtttatttttttatagtaaatatattttaaaatttttaaattaaactttcaaatttacATCATATATAAgcgaaattttattattatatatttaaattaaaatatatttatctattattattaataaaatgagAGGAGATTATAGTAACGGCTTTATACTTTTAagtgaattttcaaaattatcctCCACCTAATaaagtaatttttaattaaaaaatcaaatgtGTTGATTTTCAGATATTGAAAAGTAACTCTCACCATGTGTTTAATTGTTTAAGAATATTTtttcaaacaaaataaattatgataataataataacaactattacatttttttttatcttctaTAGTTTAACAATACATATATTAACAAACATATACATTATGTGTGCAAGTCGCTAGTTATTATTGTGtgcaataattaattattttttttttaaaaaacaaaataaaaaaatgaaatcatGTAGGTTTGGGTTGATCAGGTTAGTCTAGTTCAAGTAGGTCTCTATTGATTTATTTGGATTTGGTTTGAGAaatgtttaaaaagttttttttttttacttatttatagaattaagaaatatttactatatttttatatattgtatgtttgaaaaaaaaaatattgtatattgtttaatagatttttaatatgtaataattattttgtaaaacattaatttttaaaaataatttttttgtgtattaaatatattttaaattttgtatacttgaactttcaaatttaaattatatataattatataagcgagatttttgttattatgtatttaaatcaaaatatattgattatttttatgtgtatttttgttaaaaattttaaaaaatcaaatatttcgggTCTAACCTGAACCCCAAAATCTTCAccttaatttgataattatctGGTCAACTGATGACGGGTTCAATTTTAACACCCCTAAAACTTCaccataaataataaaataaaaaataataatatttttgttaagatttttttttgaacaaGACAAATAATTGTAGGTTGAAAATAaagacattttaaaaaaatttcgatataCTTTCATAATTTAATAGGGTGTATAACCCTTTTTTAAGTTGGATTTTATAAGTATTTTTGTAGTAAAAGCTGTAGTAATTTTGTATTTGGATAAATAAATTGAAAACATTTTGTTTTTAGttgaattataaaaaaaaacatttaaaaagttataaatataaacttttaaaaaaacacatattttgacttaaataaatgtttttaaaaacaTTGCAGATCCAAACACATTTGAAAGTTGaaacaataaatatttttagaaaagcAACATTTTTCCTCTACTAACCTCTTAATCCAAACGCACCATTAGACTTGAGAACCATGACCCTAAAATCTAATTAGGTTTTTCTTATAGACCAACTCAAAATAGAAGCCCATTACCTTTAAAAAAAAGTGGAGGCCCATCAACCTTAATTTACTGAGTTTCTGCTTTTGACGTATTAAATAAAGCCCATATATTTATTCGATAAAGGGTCGATGGgcctataatatatttaaaaatctttaaaatatccTTATTTTCGCCACAGAGGACtaaattttatgtattatttataaaaatatatatatatatatatatatatatatatatatatttataaataatatacacTAAAATGATATACGACTAATTTGGTACTCTTATTAGTTAGAGCTTATAATATAATCATCGTTGATATCTAAAGCCACATTAACTAAGATTTGTAAAAAGACCAAACAATTATGTCGTATATATTTCGGATTGTACGTTGAAAGATGTTTTGAGAGTTTTTTTTCCCCAAATTGGAGAGAAGCAGAAATTATTCGTAAAATAGAAAAAAGCTCAAAATTAAAATGGACCCTAGGGTAACTATCTAATGAGTTTGTCGGAAGGGAGATCAAACACAAGTATTGCTATAGTTTTTGGTCCAAAAAGCTTTGACAGTATGATTTGTTCCGTCTTAATTAGCACATAAATGGTAT
Coding sequences within:
- the LOC140872173 gene encoding subtilisin-like protease codes for the protein MLFLNILILVNHPASSQQMIAYENAPGSSLETYIVHVKLPGNNGASADLESWYHSFLPKSTAAGAADSSRLVHTYRNVITGFAAKLSAEEVKGMEKMDGFLLARPQRVLSLQTTHSPNFLGLHTTFGVWPGSNFGEGVIIGLLDSGITPGHPSFNDQGMPPPPSKWKGKCEFDGVACNKKLIGARNFMKAFPGPPADDIGHGTHTASTSGGNFVNDANVFGLANGTATGMAPRAHLAMYKVCTFVSCSDADILAAMDAAVDDGVDILSLSLGGPSADFYNDSIAIGAFGAIQKGIFVSCSAGNFGPVSSSMSNEAPWILTVGAGTIDRKLVATALLGNMDIYDGVSAFQPSDFPTTLLPLIDAGGASENQTASLCGPGSLDGIDVKGKVVLCSRGDHNIPRTVKGQTVKDAGGAAMILMNAELDGYSTIADPHVLPATHVSYESGQKIKSYITSTSAPTATVLFHGTVIGDPLAPMVSSFSSRGPSLASPGILKPDIIGPGVSILAAWHVSVDNNTKETAAFNVATGTSMSCPHLGGIAAILKSSHPDWSPAAIKSAIMTTATQYNLGGSAIIDERGLPADVFALGAGLVNPPNADDPGLIYDLGPNDYIPYLCGLGYTDQEIEVIVQSTVKCSDITSIPQAQLNYPSFAVELDGATKTYTRTVTNVGEANSTYSIEIQLVPGIEIKVAPDTLVFTEVNQKMTYQISFSKLSTLPANTTTYVQGAVSWCSEKRFVRSPISVKLLQ
- the LOC140871882 gene encoding anthocyanin synthase-like, with product MQNRYKFSSSYVLLSLHPLASPIMSPSPRVEILAGSGIASIPKEYVRPTEELNSIGDIFLEEKLISEGPEIPTIDLASIDAADEETRRRCHEELKAAAMEWGVMHLVNHGISEDVVKRVKTAGEEFFGLPMEEKEKYANDQASGNVQGYGSKLANNASGKLEWEDYFFHCVFPEDKRDMSIWPLKPADYVPAVTEYAKQLRGLATTILSVLSLGLKLEEDRLEKEVGGMEDLIMQKKINYYPICPQPELALGVEAHTDISALTFILHNMVPGLQVFYQGNWVTAKCVPDSIIMHIGDTIEILSNGMYKSILHRGLVNKEKVRISWAVFCEPPKEKIILKPLPETISEARPPLFPPRTFAEHIKHKLFKKGDGDGGHDQESQGHVDHKLFKKGDEIDARDQESLQEHKDLKLFEEAAPQQESQEKKPENKLI